The following proteins are co-located in the Fusobacteria bacterium ZRK30 genome:
- a CDS encoding ArsB/NhaD family transporter, whose translation MQLAIGLIIFIATFYLIITEKVPGPIATLLGGLSMALVGIINEHEALHAIGSRLEIILLLVGMMIIVHFISETGVFQYLAVKVAQLVKGEPFPLLVLLAVITAVCSAFLDNVTTILLMAPVSILLANQLKVDPFVYIMTLIMSANIGGLATLIGDPTQLIIGAEGKLGFNDFLINTAPVAIISLVVLLITVYFMYGRKMIVSRDLKARVMELDASRSLKDMKLLQESATIFALVIFGFLMNNFIDKGLAIMALTGAVVLILITKREPIEVFKHVEWDTLFFFMGLFMLIQGIEATGIVDLVGDKVLELADGHLHYAAAMVLWVSAAFTSVIGNVANAAMVSKIIHFMLPTFSGGNTMSLWWALSMGSLLGGNITILASATNVVAINSANKAGCKISFGKFMKFGIVIAVQTLIIANIYLFVKYF comes from the coding sequence ATGCAGTTAGCAATAGGTTTAATTATATTTATAGCAACATTTTATTTAATAATAACAGAGAAAGTTCCAGGTCCCATAGCCACTCTTTTAGGTGGTCTTTCCATGGCACTTGTAGGAATTATAAATGAGCATGAAGCACTCCATGCTATTGGTTCAAGATTGGAGATCATCCTCCTGCTGGTAGGGATGATGATAATAGTTCATTTCATCTCAGAGACAGGGGTATTTCAATATTTAGCAGTAAAGGTAGCGCAACTAGTTAAGGGGGAACCTTTCCCATTACTTGTGCTCCTTGCAGTAATTACAGCTGTATGTTCAGCATTTTTAGATAATGTAACTACTATCTTACTCATGGCACCGGTATCTATCTTACTGGCAAACCAACTAAAGGTAGACCCCTTTGTATATATTATGACCCTTATAATGTCAGCCAATATAGGTGGATTAGCTACATTGATCGGTGACCCTACCCAGCTTATCATAGGAGCAGAGGGTAAACTTGGTTTCAATGATTTCCTGATTAATACAGCTCCGGTAGCTATCATTTCACTGGTTGTGCTTCTTATCACAGTTTATTTTATGTATGGTAGAAAGATGATAGTCTCTAGGGACTTAAAAGCCAGAGTAATGGAACTCGATGCCTCTAGATCCCTAAAGGACATGAAATTGCTCCAGGAATCTGCTACTATATTTGCTCTGGTAATCTTTGGATTTTTGATGAATAACTTCATCGACAAGGGATTGGCGATCATGGCTCTTACTGGTGCAGTGGTATTGATCCTGATAACCAAAAGGGAACCTATAGAAGTTTTTAAACATGTAGAATGGGATACACTATTTTTCTTTATGGGATTATTCATGTTGATACAGGGGATAGAAGCTACAGGAATTGTAGATCTTGTAGGAGATAAAGTTTTAGAGTTAGCTGATGGTCACCTGCACTATGCAGCAGCTATGGTGCTTTGGGTTTCCGCCGCTTTTACATCTGTTATAGGGAATGTAGCCAATGCAGCTATGGTTTCTAAGATCATCCATTTTATGCTCCCTACTTTTTCAGGGGGAAATACCATGTCACTTTGGTGGGCACTGTCTATGGGATCACTCTTAGGAGGAAATATCACCATCTTAGCATCGGCAACCAATGTCGTAGCTATAAATTCAGCCAATAAGGCAGGATGTAAGATAAGCTTTGGTAAATTTATGAAGTTCGGTATAGTCATAGCTGTTCAGACCTTAATCATAGCAAATATCTATCTATTCGTTAAATATTTCTAA
- a CDS encoding PTS sugar transporter subunit IIA has product MKLSSYLNPRCIYLNLEGDTKEDIIGQMIDNTAKNDKIFNESVDLIRKSVFAREAEVSTVMGSGIAIPHARVDGYDDILISIGVMKEPIECDMADMRNKDQVKIFFMITAETLKSKVILKIMSSITKIAVKDKVLLDKLKNAKTGAEIYDLLSHIDVKVENKITAEDVMDPTIKPVSPDDTLDNIARRLITEEKPGFPVVDDNRNFLGEITERELISYGMPDYTSVMDDLNFFTIGEPFEEYLKNEKTATIDEIYRKKTIVVDRKTPIMEICLLMVNKGFTRIYVVEKGKYYGTILRSHIIKKVLHI; this is encoded by the coding sequence ATGAAATTATCAAGTTATCTGAATCCTAGGTGTATCTACTTAAATTTAGAGGGAGATACTAAGGAAGATATTATCGGTCAAATGATCGACAACACAGCTAAAAATGACAAGATATTCAATGAATCTGTAGATCTCATAAGAAAATCAGTCTTTGCCAGGGAAGCTGAGGTGTCTACTGTAATGGGGAGTGGGATTGCTATTCCCCATGCCAGGGTAGATGGATATGACGATATCCTTATCTCTATAGGTGTCATGAAGGAACCTATTGAATGTGATATGGCAGATATGAGAAATAAAGATCAGGTAAAGATCTTCTTTATGATCACAGCCGAAACTCTAAAGAGTAAAGTTATCTTAAAGATCATGTCTTCTATCACTAAGATAGCTGTTAAAGATAAGGTCCTCTTAGACAAATTGAAAAACGCCAAGACAGGAGCTGAGATATATGATCTTTTAAGTCATATCGATGTAAAGGTGGAAAATAAGATCACTGCTGAAGATGTTATGGATCCTACAATAAAACCAGTGAGTCCGGACGATACCTTAGATAATATAGCCAGAAGGCTTATCACAGAGGAGAAACCGGGATTTCCTGTGGTAGATGATAACAGAAATTTCTTAGGAGAGATAACAGAAAGGGAGTTAATTTCCTATGGTATGCCCGACTATACATCGGTAATGGATGACTTAAATTTCTTCACCATAGGGGAGCCCTTCGAGGAGTATTTAAAAAATGAAAAAACAGCCACAATCGATGAAATTTACAGAAAAAAAACAATAGTTGTAGACAGAAAAACTCCTATAATGGAAATATGCCTGCTCATGGTAAATAAAGGCTTTACCAGAATATATGTGGTTGAAAAGGGAAAATATTACGGAACAATTTTAAGATCACATATAATCAAAAAAGTTTTACATATATAA
- a CDS encoding FCD domain-containing protein, with amino-acid sequence MKKTAIDIAYEYIEKMIVKGEWKAGDKITPEVRLAEELGISRVSVRSAIEKLAALNILSKKRGGGSFVNKVDEGTYLNNLIPFMAISGSSYHEILEYRSYMDVLAVELFIKNADKENKENLQSIFDKMRISNGGEEFFLLDMDFHQEIASGSQNKMLSKVNQIIFNILKYNYTEEYHKLPPAERIEEHKKILDAILDRDIEMAKLSTKLHILRSLKDLDKIK; translated from the coding sequence ATGAAGAAAACAGCTATAGATATAGCATACGAATATATCGAAAAGATGATCGTTAAGGGGGAGTGGAAGGCAGGAGACAAGATTACCCCTGAAGTCAGACTGGCTGAGGAACTAGGGATCAGCAGAGTTTCTGTAAGATCTGCTATTGAAAAATTAGCAGCACTTAATATCTTATCTAAAAAAAGAGGAGGGGGAAGTTTTGTAAATAAGGTCGATGAGGGAACCTATTTAAATAACCTTATTCCTTTTATGGCAATCAGTGGGAGCAGCTACCATGAGATCCTGGAATATCGTAGTTATATGGATGTTCTTGCAGTAGAGCTCTTTATAAAAAATGCTGACAAAGAGAATAAAGAAAACTTACAATCTATATTTGATAAGATGAGAATCAGCAATGGAGGAGAAGAGTTTTTTCTTTTGGATATGGATTTTCACCAGGAAATTGCAAGCGGAAGCCAGAATAAGATGTTATCCAAGGTCAACCAGATAATTTTTAACATCCTAAAATACAATTATACCGAAGAATACCATAAACTTCCCCCTGCTGAAAGAATAGAGGAACATAAGAAAATACTGGATGCTATCTTAGACAGGGATATAGAGATGGCAAAATTATCAACTAAACTGCATATATTGAGATCTTTAAAAGATTTGGATAAAATAAAATAG
- the ppdK gene encoding pyruvate, phosphate dikinase gives MGKIYRFGNGKADGGAELKNLLGGKGANLAEMAKIGVPVPPGFTLTTEMCNFYTEFGEKALKDSIWNDIKDGIHEVEGILGKKFGDSKNPLLFSVRSGARQSMPGMMDTVLNLGLNDEIVEGLAAITHNPRFAWDSYRRFIQMYGDVVLGMTPESKEDINPFEKIIDNYKKDLKIKTDLDFNVENLKTLVSRFKDIIHEQMGIQFPQDPYEQLWLAILAVFRSWMNDRAITYRAIEGIPSNWGTAVNVQSMVYGNTGSDSATGVAFTRNAATGENYFNGEFLINAQGEDVVAGVRTPWQITKKESIEWAVRNNISMEDRRRIHPSLEELMPEVYKDLYRIQSILEDHYTDMQDMEFTVENRKLWLLQTRTGKRTGMAMIKIAMDLYNENKIDSEEVIRRIKLSKIDELLHPVFDKDKIDVEVLTRGLPAAPGAAVGQVVFFADEVEKYEKAILVRLETSPEDINGMNLAQGFLTVRGGMTSHAAVVARGMGKCCIAGAGEIVIDYKKRKFKVGDKVFKEGDFISIDGSTGMVYEGKLITKAPKLDDNFHQILEIADKLARMEVRANADTPKDAKKAIEFGAKGIGLCRTEHMFFEEDKIKAMREMILAPNKEGREKALAKMLPLQREDFIGIFEVLKEKPVTIRLLDPPLHEFLPHTKEKQEELAHEIHVPAGKIREAVEHLKESNPMLGHRGCRLGITYPEITIMQTRAIIEAALEVHSRGIDVYPEIMVPLIGKVEEYRLQKQLILDTITKVFEEKNNSIKYKIGTMIEVPRAALTADKIALETEFFSFGTNDLTQMTFGYSRDDTGTFLPTYLKEGVLEADPFKIIDAEGVGQLMDIASTKGRNINKDLEIGICGEHGGEPHSIKFVNGLGFDYVSCSPYRIPIARLSAAKAEIK, from the coding sequence ATGGGTAAGATTTATAGGTTCGGTAATGGAAAAGCCGACGGTGGAGCAGAACTTAAAAATTTGCTGGGAGGAAAGGGGGCCAATCTAGCTGAGATGGCCAAGATTGGTGTTCCAGTACCTCCCGGGTTTACATTGACTACTGAAATGTGTAATTTTTATACTGAGTTCGGGGAAAAAGCCCTAAAAGATTCTATTTGGAACGACATAAAAGACGGTATTCATGAAGTTGAAGGTATCTTAGGTAAAAAATTTGGAGATTCTAAAAATCCATTATTATTTTCAGTCAGATCTGGAGCCAGACAGTCTATGCCCGGGATGATGGATACAGTTTTAAATCTTGGACTCAATGACGAAATAGTGGAAGGATTAGCTGCTATCACTCACAACCCAAGGTTTGCATGGGACTCCTACAGAAGATTTATTCAAATGTATGGAGATGTGGTCCTGGGGATGACACCTGAATCCAAAGAGGATATCAACCCCTTTGAAAAGATAATCGACAACTATAAAAAAGATTTAAAGATCAAAACTGATCTTGATTTTAATGTGGAAAATCTAAAAACATTAGTGAGTAGATTTAAAGATATTATACACGAACAAATGGGAATCCAGTTTCCCCAGGATCCATATGAGCAGCTATGGCTGGCTATATTGGCCGTATTTAGGAGTTGGATGAATGACAGAGCTATCACCTATAGAGCTATCGAGGGGATCCCATCTAATTGGGGAACTGCTGTAAATGTACAGTCTATGGTCTATGGAAACACCGGTTCTGATTCTGCTACTGGGGTAGCCTTTACAAGAAATGCCGCTACTGGTGAAAATTATTTTAATGGAGAATTTTTAATAAATGCCCAAGGGGAAGATGTAGTTGCAGGTGTCAGGACTCCATGGCAAATAACTAAAAAAGAATCTATTGAGTGGGCAGTCCGAAATAATATCTCTATGGAAGATAGAAGAAGGATCCATCCATCTTTAGAAGAACTCATGCCAGAAGTATATAAAGATCTCTATAGGATTCAGTCAATATTGGAAGATCATTATACAGATATGCAGGATATGGAATTCACAGTTGAAAACAGAAAACTCTGGCTCCTCCAGACCAGAACTGGAAAAAGAACAGGTATGGCCATGATAAAGATAGCTATGGACCTCTACAATGAAAATAAGATAGATTCAGAGGAAGTAATCAGGAGGATAAAACTCAGCAAGATAGACGAACTTCTCCACCCGGTATTTGATAAGGATAAAATAGATGTAGAAGTTCTTACACGTGGACTGCCTGCTGCACCAGGAGCTGCTGTAGGTCAGGTTGTTTTCTTTGCTGATGAGGTTGAAAAATATGAAAAAGCTATCTTAGTCAGACTCGAGACTTCTCCCGAGGACATCAACGGTATGAATCTGGCTCAGGGATTCCTAACTGTTCGCGGGGGGATGACCTCCCATGCAGCTGTGGTAGCCCGTGGAATGGGAAAATGTTGCATTGCCGGAGCCGGAGAGATAGTGATCGACTATAAAAAAAGAAAATTTAAGGTAGGAGATAAGGTATTCAAAGAGGGAGATTTTATCTCTATCGACGGTAGCACCGGAATGGTATATGAGGGTAAACTTATCACTAAAGCTCCTAAATTAGACGATAATTTCCACCAAATTTTAGAGATCGCAGACAAACTAGCCAGAATGGAAGTAAGAGCAAATGCAGACACTCCAAAAGATGCTAAAAAAGCCATTGAATTTGGAGCTAAAGGAATCGGTCTCTGCAGGACAGAGCATATGTTCTTTGAAGAAGACAAGATCAAAGCCATGAGGGAGATGATCTTAGCTCCAAATAAAGAAGGACGGGAAAAAGCTCTGGCTAAGATGCTGCCCCTTCAAAGGGAGGACTTTATAGGGATCTTTGAAGTTTTAAAAGAAAAACCCGTCACCATAAGGTTACTCGATCCGCCTCTCCATGAATTCCTTCCACATACCAAGGAAAAACAAGAGGAACTGGCCCATGAAATTCATGTTCCAGCCGGGAAGATCAGAGAAGCTGTAGAGCATCTGAAAGAATCCAACCCAATGTTAGGCCATCGTGGATGCCGTCTGGGAATCACCTATCCTGAGATCACCATTATGCAGACCCGGGCTATTATAGAGGCTGCTCTAGAGGTACATTCTAGAGGGATAGATGTCTATCCAGAAATAATGGTACCCCTTATTGGAAAGGTAGAGGAATATAGATTACAAAAACAACTGATCCTGGATACCATTACAAAGGTTTTTGAAGAGAAAAATAATAGCATCAAATATAAAATAGGAACTATGATCGAAGTTCCCCGGGCTGCTCTTACAGCAGATAAAATAGCTTTAGAAACAGAATTTTTCTCCTTTGGTACAAACGACCTGACCCAGATGACCTTTGGATACTCCAGAGACGATACAGGAACATTTTTACCGACTTATCTGAAAGAGGGAGTATTAGAGGCTGATCCATTCAAAATAATAGACGCAGAAGGTGTAGGACAGCTCATGGATATTGCCAGCACTAAAGGACGAAATATCAATAAAGATTTGGAGATTGGAATATGTGGTGAACATGGAGGTGAGCCCCATTCCATTAAATTTGTAAATGGCCTGGGCTTTGACTATGTCAGCTGTTCCCCATACAGAATTCCCATAGCAAGGCTGTCTGCTGCCAAGGCAGAAATCAAATAA
- a CDS encoding AI-2E family transporter — MENKKSQETRKAVNIFIRISFIAILFIWSFTIIKPLFMITLWGIIIAVSSLPLHKGLTKILRGRDKLSAILLVLTGLICVILPVVLFMDSTIGSLGKIAGNLKAGTLTIPPVSEEIKEIPILGEKIGELWTLFRGDFRDIIEAAAPQLQIYAPKILGIISALGITIVQFIFSILIGGIFLINAEVSSRGAGKIFKILIGEFVEDFHEVAAGTIRSVVQGVVGIAVIQAIFAGIGMLVAGVPGAGIWSILVMILAVIQLPPMIILLPIAVYVYSTQTITIGVLYIIWTLFVGILDNLLKPFLLGRGVDIPMLVILLGSLGGMLTYGIIGLFAGPVILALGYKFMVALVEKNETKNSD, encoded by the coding sequence ATGGAGAATAAAAAAAGTCAGGAGACACGAAAAGCTGTGAATATCTTTATACGGATAAGTTTTATAGCGATCCTTTTTATATGGAGTTTTACAATAATAAAGCCGCTTTTTATGATTACCCTATGGGGGATAATAATAGCAGTATCGAGTTTGCCGCTCCATAAGGGCCTCACAAAAATATTAAGGGGGAGAGATAAATTATCGGCGATATTATTGGTACTCACAGGGTTAATATGTGTGATATTACCTGTGGTGTTATTTATGGATTCTACAATAGGAAGTTTGGGAAAGATAGCGGGGAATTTAAAGGCCGGAACACTGACGATACCCCCAGTGAGCGAAGAAATAAAAGAAATTCCTATATTAGGTGAAAAAATAGGAGAGCTTTGGACATTGTTTAGAGGGGATTTTAGAGATATAATAGAAGCAGCAGCTCCTCAGCTCCAGATATATGCTCCTAAAATTTTAGGAATAATTTCAGCATTGGGGATAACCATAGTTCAATTTATTTTTTCCATATTGATAGGAGGAATATTTCTTATAAATGCAGAGGTTTCTAGCAGAGGAGCCGGGAAAATTTTTAAAATATTAATAGGAGAATTTGTTGAGGACTTTCATGAGGTAGCGGCAGGAACCATAAGAAGTGTCGTCCAAGGAGTTGTGGGGATAGCAGTAATCCAGGCTATTTTTGCAGGGATAGGGATGTTGGTAGCAGGAGTTCCAGGTGCAGGGATATGGAGTATATTGGTCATGATCTTGGCTGTAATTCAACTGCCGCCAATGATAATACTGTTACCCATAGCGGTATATGTGTATTCTACCCAGACTATAACCATAGGTGTGCTGTACATAATATGGACCCTATTTGTGGGTATATTAGATAACCTATTGAAACCATTTCTCTTGGGAAGGGGTGTGGATATCCCCATGCTTGTAATCCTCTTGGGATCTTTAGGAGGGATGCTTACTTATGGAATAATCGGGCTTTTTGCCGGACCTGTTATTTTAGCTTTGGGATATAAGTTTATGGTGGCCTTGGTGGAAAAAAATGAAACAAAAAATAGTGATTAG
- a CDS encoding fumarylacetoacetate hydrolase family protein, whose translation MKFFTFEYEGLEEIGILTRDGKKIIPIDEVELSQEFFDMNDFIETHEKSDIEKLDKLWKGEKKADVYYDFDKVLVLAPIPLPLHDIISIGLNYKAHISETVSELKLKNEVPVSPVIFSKRARHAGGSEAVIPLHDDITKKLDYEVELGVVIGKESSKVIKSEVKDSIFGYTIMNDISARDLMVEHQQWTMGKGLDGAVVMGPCIVHKDYIDYPVRLNISAKINGEMRQNSNTENFIFDIDTLVSDISKGMTLEAGDIISTGTPAGVGMSFDPPKYLKDGDIIECEIEEIGVLKNTVKG comes from the coding sequence ATGAAATTTTTTACATTTGAATATGAAGGGTTAGAGGAAATAGGGATATTAACGAGAGATGGGAAAAAAATAATACCCATAGATGAGGTTGAGTTGAGTCAGGAGTTCTTTGATATGAATGATTTTATAGAGACCCATGAGAAAAGTGATATAGAAAAATTGGACAAACTCTGGAAGGGAGAGAAAAAAGCAGATGTATACTACGATTTTGATAAGGTTTTAGTATTAGCTCCTATTCCTCTGCCCCTTCACGACATTATATCCATCGGATTGAACTATAAGGCACATATATCAGAGACAGTGTCTGAGTTGAAACTAAAAAATGAGGTTCCTGTGAGTCCTGTAATATTCAGTAAGAGAGCAAGACATGCAGGTGGCTCTGAGGCTGTAATACCATTACACGATGATATTACAAAAAAATTAGATTATGAAGTGGAATTAGGGGTAGTGATAGGAAAGGAAAGTTCCAAAGTCATAAAATCAGAGGTAAAGGACAGTATCTTTGGGTATACGATTATGAACGATATATCTGCCAGAGATCTTATGGTTGAACATCAGCAGTGGACTATGGGAAAGGGTCTGGATGGAGCTGTAGTTATGGGACCATGCATTGTTCATAAAGACTATATAGATTATCCGGTGAGATTAAATATATCTGCTAAGATAAACGGTGAAATGAGACAAAATTCCAATACTGAAAACTTTATATTTGATATAGATACATTGGTTTCAGATATATCAAAGGGGATGACTTTAGAAGCGGGAGATATAATCTCTACTGGAACTCCGGCAGGGGTAGGGATGTCCTTTGATCCACCTAAGTATTTAAAAGATGGAGATATTATAGAGTGTGAGATTGAGGAGATAGGAGTATTGAAAAATACCGTGAAGGGATAG
- the hrcA gene encoding heat-inducible transcriptional repressor HrcA — MSANNWLIGVVKMITDREKLVLGAIIDYYLTSGGTIGSRTLVKKYNIEYSSATIRNVMADLEDLGYLSKTHTSSGRIPTDLGYKFYLSELLKIEKLSRKEMEKIHQIYDEKIGEFDGILRKTSNLLSKLTSYAGIVLEPSISHETIKKVELVHVTDYMAMAVIVMDDSTVRTRKIHFENPIDEIELKKICIKLNEKSSKGEVQTFEIEEFVKEKGNPVLESISDKVYQDMEGEFFINGASTIFEDKTVEEAKEALEIFNRRKGLDEIFKELVSTREHKQGEVYVVFGDELNIKALKDFSFVYSFYKNGSSQGIIGVVGPKRMAYSKTVGLVEYVTEEVNNMINIALKKGDSHE, encoded by the coding sequence ATGAGTGCTAACAACTGGCTGATTGGAGTGGTGAAGATGATTACAGATAGAGAAAAGCTAGTGTTAGGAGCAATAATTGACTACTACTTGACTTCAGGTGGGACCATAGGTTCCAGGACATTAGTAAAAAAATATAATATAGAGTATTCATCGGCAACTATTAGAAATGTAATGGCTGATTTAGAAGATTTAGGTTATCTGTCGAAGACCCATACATCGTCGGGAAGAATACCTACAGATCTAGGATATAAATTTTATCTTTCGGAACTCCTTAAGATAGAAAAATTATCCAGAAAAGAGATGGAAAAAATACATCAAATATATGATGAAAAGATCGGAGAATTTGACGGGATACTGAGAAAAACTTCTAACTTGCTTTCTAAATTAACATCCTATGCAGGGATTGTACTAGAACCCAGCATAAGTCATGAGACGATAAAAAAGGTTGAATTAGTCCATGTAACTGATTATATGGCTATGGCTGTAATAGTTATGGATGACTCTACGGTAAGGACGAGAAAGATACATTTTGAAAATCCGATAGATGAGATAGAGTTAAAAAAAATATGTATAAAACTAAATGAAAAATCATCTAAAGGTGAAGTTCAGACCTTTGAGATAGAAGAATTTGTAAAGGAAAAAGGAAACCCGGTATTAGAGTCTATATCGGATAAAGTATATCAGGATATGGAGGGGGAATTTTTTATAAACGGTGCTTCTACTATATTTGAGGATAAGACGGTAGAGGAAGCCAAGGAAGCCCTGGAAATCTTTAACAGACGTAAGGGACTCGATGAAATATTTAAAGAACTGGTCAGCACAAGGGAGCATAAACAGGGAGAGGTGTATGTAGTATTTGGGGATGAACTAAATATAAAAGCACTGAAAGATTTTAGCTTTGTATATTCTTTCTATAAAAATGGTAGTTCCCAGGGAATTATAGGAGTAGTAGGGCCTAAAAGGATGGCTTATTCTAAAACTGTAGGCTTGGTGGAATACGTTACTGAAGAAGTTAATAATATGATTAATATAGCACTAAAAAAAGGAGACAGTCATGAGTAA
- the grpE gene encoding nucleotide exchange factor GrpE, which yields MSKKKKVEEEKVEEVLNEEKIEEVVEETLEDKVAKIEADLEDWKSAYARKNAEFQNFTKRKQNELEEFRKYASEKVILKVLEAVDNLERGVAASVETKDFDALVKGVEMTLSQMHGIMNTEGVEPIEALGEEFDPHLHQAVMTENCEDIDNDHIIMELQKGYKMKERVIRPSMVKVCKK from the coding sequence ATGAGTAAGAAAAAAAAGGTTGAAGAAGAAAAAGTGGAAGAAGTGTTAAATGAGGAAAAAATAGAAGAGGTTGTAGAGGAAACATTAGAAGATAAAGTAGCTAAGATCGAGGCTGATCTTGAAGATTGGAAGAGTGCGTATGCTAGAAAGAATGCAGAATTTCAAAATTTTACTAAGAGAAAGCAAAATGAATTAGAAGAATTTAGAAAATATGCTTCAGAAAAAGTAATCTTAAAAGTATTAGAAGCTGTGGATAACCTTGAAAGAGGAGTTGCGGCATCTGTTGAAACAAAAGATTTTGATGCGTTGGTAAAAGGAGTAGAGATGACACTATCTCAAATGCATGGAATCATGAATACAGAAGGGGTAGAACCTATTGAAGCATTAGGAGAAGAGTTTGATCCTCATCTTCACCAAGCTGTGATGACAGAAAATTGTGAAGATATCGATAATGATCACATCATAATGGAATTACAAAAAGGATATAAGATGAAGGAAAGAGTAATCAGACCTTCAATGGTAAAAGTTTGTAAAAAATAG